In the Cryptococcus neoformans var. neoformans JEC21 chromosome 1, complete sequence genome, one interval contains:
- a CDS encoding COPII-coated vesicle protein, putative, translating into MLFRTLIPFLLALPLAFAHRIDIEAGEKECFYEVLAPQDRVTVTYEVGGGGHLDIDFYVTDPQGKVIHTKNKQPQGSWSITTSQEGRFTFCFSNEMSSYTTKTLSFNVHGQLYMGDDEQIAPVEQEVRDLSAGLQLVKDEQAYLVVRERVHRNTCESTNSRVKWWSIAQIVILLGVCGWNIHYLKSWFEVKRVL; encoded by the exons ATGCTCTTCCGGACactcatccccttcttgctCGCCCTCCCTCTTGCATTCGCCCACCGGATAGACATCGAAGCTGGCGAGAAGGAATGTTTCTACGAAGTCCTTGCTCCACAAGATAGG GTGACAGTGACGTATGAagttggtggtggtggacaTCTCGATATCGACTTTTAT GTAACCGACCCTCAAGGAAAAGTGATCCATACCAAGAACAAGCAACCACAAGGATCATGGTCTATCACTACCAGCCAAGAAGGTCGGTTCACATTTTGCTTTAGCAATGAAATGTCCAGTTACACTACCAAAACTTTATC ATTCAACGTCCACGGCCAACTTTACATGGGCGATGATGAACAAATTGCACCTGTTGAACAGGAAGTCCGGGACCTCAGTGCTGGTCTTCAGCTCGTCAAGGACGAACAGGCATACCTCGTCGTTCGAGAACGTGTTCACAGAAATA CTTGCGAATCGACAAACTCTCGAGTCAAATGGTGGTCCATTGCTCAAATCGTAATCCTTCTCGGCGTTTGTGGGTGGAATATTCATTACCTGAAGAGCTGGTTTGAGGTGAAGAGGGTTTTATGA
- a CDS encoding membrane protein, putative: protein MPLLLLLFLLIAGLYVQATPLQPTFSSCLFAHSPVAASENLLNVTQVFATLVPGNEATELGLTGDGHDVLRLDLVGVTGAELAGYDNSTNKLATLFTDTHAATARVYSSTTWLCNSLFPAALPEPYYPYNTTYCPLPAGDFAINISIPLYRSYALTTLHTQVRIVDTSLEAASLTCLNIHVSPYDDSGWYYLLFRYWLVALVAGFWLVSWGARFVTGWIVGSGVAEYGQKELAGARLMAGGSNNREATMRKWGTMIISGLSGERLSVSGGLLRFVTPGVKDILFHIQYASMLGMIAVNWPEFSYPIFAQGAWGNLVWNTTLVQGSNPTSKRVSIYPDNYTVPSQFSTQMTDPLYPLYLDADAFDPVLDLHNSPDGMESFATAVGLRPQDLFGTCLAIFLCITAAVIFLSLLLWFLHGLSEYILTKEHKQNSPAAKRTTLGSSPRGSLGGKEALDPQTSSSEGLGVLPTQSGFFSHKSSSPSLLRRIWLRFRPRGEAGAFHAAALYGNLIRLILVFHLPVTIFSMYQLCLGGRASIVSRVFAAFSFAFISVLIPAYILYRVYNTPTGKLYDATRTLLSIGPMYTVYVEKKQMFRVFSLTASLIAGIVVGAGQKSGIAQTIILIVVELAMLIIPGVWYPWGEGASMGAPNAFLTALRLVSVVLAMLLSRTISMPGTAADWITYAILIIQAIIFVFFLLMLLTKIIEGSIRLFGGVHFDESTHPLDGGIFAAIMDLDCLNPVRGGKAAERRRRKRDSRQLHKNVYAAGTLSTQMMLDRHSQGVPRQTVSEGSTPMLYPVGYQPPLGPPPVDRRSSDDRSDERPSGSGNIMDAWRPVSGPGYVPPGAYAPTVTSPTSPPPGSLFDNVQSGPSRGFSVVRGGRSNYQNPYDIQNLNAGSDTSTPIMTMPVPTIRVSQVGQRPMSPPHSRQKSSSAIIELSTPPIQTVGLPRTTYPPSPSTSQGIRPNNEGMRPPVLAIPKRRSLNDLKNENDPSPTSQYSESERQKKKGRRNAGWFHRNEARAQDSESEESDDEPGPSRRKARKAALLTSGMREPEPFEDISKFEQPSGWKKVLGIGKKGLDDLAAQERDENKARKAALATESGSLFAGVEAPKPSPKKKGFVVTRRSGDRPGVTPISPASPESQAGTSFKVKRMGQPTPTPTRVESPAQPESAHASPISPMSPAPLAGLATGSVVGPGKKKSFQVIRPATKSSVASPTGNGGSTGFVVNRRSPQSTPLENTSTPSPPPPEQGGYAPSLFVPINQPDESEGLAKDPRRSSESQQRYHAL from the exons ATGCCgttgcttctgcttctgttCTTATTGATAGCTGGCCTATACGTTCAGGCGACTCCATTACAGCCAACGTTCTCATCATGTCTTTTCGCACACTCTCCTGTTGCAGCGAGCGAGAACCTTTTGAACGTCACTCAAGTTTTTGCAACACTAGTTCCAGGAAACGAGGCAACAGAGCTTGGCCTGACCGGTGATGGACATGATGTCCTCAGACTCGACCTCGTGGGCGTCACTGGAGCCGAGCTTGCGGGCTATGACAACTCGACGAACAAGCTTGCGACGTTGTTCACCGATACTCACGCTGCAACGGCCAGGGTATACTCTTCAACCACTTGGTTGTGCAATTCCCTTTTCCCAGCCGCATTACCCGAACCTTACTATCCATACAACACAACGTACTGTCCCCTCCCTGCAGGCGACTTTGCTAtcaacatctccatccCACTCTACCGTTCTTATGCTCTTACCACACTACACACGCAAGTTCGTATCGTAGACACTTCTTTAGAAGCGGCCAGTCTTACATGTCTCAATATTCATGTCTCGCCATACGACGATTCTGGATGGTATTATCTTCTATTTCGCTACTGGCTTGTCGCGCTTGTTGCTGGCTTCTGGCTTGTCAGTTGGGGAGCCAGATTTGTCACTGGTTGGATTGTGGGCAGTGGTGTAGCAGAATATGGACAGAAGGAACTCGCAGGCGCCAGGTTGATGGCTGGAGGATCTAACAACAGGGAGGCGACGATGCGCAAGTGGGGTACGATGATTATCAGTGGTCTGAGTGGAGAGAGATTAAGCGTCAGCGGTGGTCTTCTGAGATTCG TGACTCCCGGTGTCAAGGATATTTTGTTCCATATCCAGTACGCCTCAATGCTGGGCATGATTGCCGTCAATTGGCCCGAATTTTCATACCCAATTTTTGCCCAAGGCGCCTGGGGCAATTTGGTGTGGAACACAACTCTTGTCCAAGGATCCAACCCTACCTCAAAGCGAGTCAGTATATATCCCGACAACTATACCGTTCCCTCCCAGTTCAGCACCCAGATGACAGACCCTCTATATCCATTATATCTGGATGCGGATGCCTTTGACCCTGTCCTTGACCTTCACAATTCCCCTGATGGCATGGAATCTTTCGCGACGGCGGTAGGCCTCAGACCACAAGACCTCTTTGGTACCTGTCTAGCCATATTCCTTTGCATCACAGCCGcagtcatcttcctcagctTATTGCTCTGGTTCCTCCACGGATTATCAGAATACATCCTAACTAAGGAGCACAAGCAAAACAGCCCAGCGGCAAAGCGCACGACGTTGGGTTCTAGCCCACGCGGTAGTTTGGGTGGAAAGGAAGCGCTTGATCCGcaaacatcatcttcagaaGGCCTTGGTGTCCTCCCTACGCAATCAGGCTTTTTCAGCCAcaaatcctcatctccatctcttcttcgacggATCTGGCTACGCTTCCGACCTAGAGGCGAAGCTGGTGCTTTCCATGCCGCTGCGCTGTACGGTAACCTCATCCGACTCATACTCGTCTTTCACCTGCCCGTCACTATTTTCTCCATGTACCAGCTTTGCTTAGGGGGCCGGGCTAGCATCGTTTCTAGGGTCTTTGCTGCCTTTTCATTCGCATTCATCTCGGTACTTATACCAGCATATATTCTCTACCGAGTGTATAACACACCTACAGGCAAGCTGTACGACGCAACCAGAACGCTTTTATCCATCGGTCCGATGTACACCGTCTAtgttgagaagaagcagatgTTCCGTGTGTTCTCTTTGACTGCAAGCTTGATAGCTGGAATTGTTGTTGGTGCGGGGCAGAAAAGTGGGATTGCGCAGActatcatcctcatcgtcgtGGAACTCGCTATGTTGATTATTCCCGGTGTGTGGTATCCatggggagaaggtgcAAGTATGGGTGCGCCGAATGCTTTCTTAACTGCATTGCGATTGGTGTCCGTGGTATTGGCAATGCTTCTAAGTCGAACT ATATCCATGCCCGGAACAGCTGCCGATTGGATCACCTatgccatcctcatcatccaagcAATCatttttgttttcttcctcttgatGCTCCTCACTAAAATCATCGAAGGTTCTATTCGTCTCTTCGGTGGTGTACACTTTGATGAATCAACCCACCCTCTGGACGGAGGTATCTTCGCCGCCATCATGGACCTCGACTGTCTCAATCCTGTACGAGGAGGTAAAGCGGCAGAGAGGCGAAGACGGAAACGCGATTCAAGGCAGCTGCACAAGAATGTCTATGCTGCGGGAACGTTGTCAACTCAGATGATGTTGGATAGACATTCTCAGGGTGTCCCAAGACAAACAGTGTCTGAAGGTTCCACGCCGATGCTTTACCCTGTCGGCTACCAGCCACCTTTGGGACCGCCCCCTGTTGACCGGAGAAGCTCGGATGACAGATCAGATGAAAGACCCAGTGGGAGTGGTAATATCATGGATGCTTGGAGACCCGTCTCTGGGCCAGGCTACGTCCCGCCCGGAGCGTATGCTCCTACTGTAACGTCACCTacctctccgcctcccGGTTCTCTTTTTGACAACGTTCAATCTGGGCCTAGTCGCGGGTTCTCAGTCGTCCGTGGGGGTCGATCCAATTACCAGAATCCTTATGACATACAAAACCTTAATGCGGGGTCCGATACTTCCACGCCCATAATGACTATGCCTGTGCCTACCATTCGCGTGTCCCAAGTAGGCCAGCGACCCATGTCTCCTCCCCATAGTCGACAGAAATCATCGTCAGCCATTATCGAGCTTTCTACTCCTCCTATTCAAACGGTTGGTCTTCCGCGAACGACGTATCCTCCATCGCCATCCACTTCCCAAGGCATACGCCCCAATAATGAGGGTATGCGACCACCCGTCCTCGCTATTCCCAAGCGTCGGTCGTTGAATGATTTGAAGAATGAGAATGACCCATCGCCGACGAGCCAATACTCAGAATCAGAGcggcaaaagaagaagggaagacGAAATGCCGGATGGTTCCATCGTAATGAGGCACGGGCACAGGATAGCGAGAGCGAGGAGTCTGATGACGAGCCGGGaccatcaagaagaaaggcaaggaaagcGGCTTTGTTGACGAGCGGGATGAGAGAACCGGAACCATTTGAGGATATCTCCAAGTTTGAACAGCCATCaggatggaaaaaggtTCTGGGAataggaaagaagggtTTGGATGATCTTGCGGCgcaagaaagagatgaaaacaaggcaaggaaggcagCTCTCGCTACGGAATCTGGTTCACTGTTTGCTGGTGTTGAAGCTCCTAAGCCTtcaccgaagaagaaagggttCGTGGTTACAAGGCGTAGCGGAGACAGGCCCGGCGTGACGCCGATCTCACCTGCATCCCCTGAGAGCCAAGCCGGGACAAGCTTCAAAGTCAAACGTATGGGGCAACCTACACCAACACCGACAAGGGTTGAATCGCCGGCACAGCCTGAATCGGCACATGCCAGTCCTATTTCCCCCATGAGTCCGGCACCACTTGCCGGTCTTGCTACTGGCTCCGTGGTTGGTCccggaaagaagaagagtttcCAGGTGATCAGACCTGCTACAAAGAGTAGCGTGGCTTCTCCCACGGGAAATGGTGGTAGTACAGGTTTTGTCGTGAATCGCCGTTCACCGCAGTCTACTCCATTGGAGAACACATCTACACCTAgtccacctcctcctgaGCAGGGTGGATACGCGCCGTCATTATTTGTGCCCATCAATCAACCAGATGAATCAGAAGGCCTAGCCAAAGACCCAAGAAGGTCGAGTGAGAGTCAACAGCGGTACCATGCCCTGTAA